From the Oryza glaberrima chromosome 5, OglaRS2, whole genome shotgun sequence genome, one window contains:
- the LOC127774279 gene encoding uncharacterized protein LOC127774279 produces MVGGGVRDGDEEAALWPRPIMLEEDYYSRRRRAREHDRRRAAALREEESNERLARECLDHYNALHPGDEHDLAPGDVTLCSAPCNSTTWTHGNFVARRRSGCLASLFLPSRPRTLFFFEHMSSKDFLGVVTCVPMADEPDGGGLLARVPLCRRWATRRRRSGRWDCVCRTCNRGLHVKHPWLKKKVVGEFPCGHLEAASVCKMCFSYSDVVHPSPGKFARGYQEHEDDFWRPCNGCKM; encoded by the coding sequence ATGGTCGGCGGCGGGGTAcgtgacggcgacgaggaggcggcgctatGGCCGCGGCCGATCATGCTGGAGGAGGACTACTACTCCAGACGGCGCCGCGCCCGCGAGCACgaccggcgccgcgccgccgccctcaggGAGGAGGAGTCCAACGAGCGGCTCGCGCGGGAGTGCCTGGATCACTACAACGCCCTGCACccgggcgacgagcacgacCTCGCGCCGGGCGACGTGACGCTGTGCAGCGCGCCATGCAACTCCACCACCTGGACGCACGGCAACTTCgtggctcgccgccgctccggctgcCTCGCGTCGTTGTTCCTGCCCTCCCGGCCGCGGACGCTCTTCTTCTTCGAGCACATGTCCAGCAAGGACTTCCTCGGCGTCGTCACGTGCGTCCCGATGGCTGACGagccggacggcggcggcctcctggcGAGAGTCCCGCTCTGCCGCCGGTGGGCgacccggcgccgccggagcggcAGGTGGGACTGCGTCTGCAGGACCTGCAACCGCGGCCTCCACGTGAAGCATCCATGGCTGAAGAAGAAGGTGGTCGGGGAGTTCCCGTGCGGGCATCTGGAGGCGGCGAGCGTCTGCAAGATGTGCTTCTCCTACTCCGACGTCGTCCATCCAAGCCCGGGGAAGTTTGCGCGCGGGTACCAGGAGCACGAGGACGATTTCTGGCGTCCCTGCAACGGTTGTAAAATGTAA
- the LOC127774959 gene encoding uncharacterized protein LOC127774959, translated as MIDDDEEAALWSRRNTPVEHPIRRAYDRVAAALREKRSNERLARECLDHYNALHPGDEHDLAPGGDVTLSRSHCSTGAWTHGNFVARRRRRQWRRCLAFVLPATRTLFFFEHMSGDDYLGVITCIPMPDEPVGGFLARIPLIRRWATPRRSGRWDCVCKTCRRGLRVTHHWLKRKVIGEFPCGHMVAESVCKMCYHYSDVVHPSPGKFARGYLEHEDEFGHYGRNGLRDYPC; from the coding sequence atgatcgacgacgacgaggaggcagcGCTATGGTCGCGACGAAACACGCCAGTGGAGCACCCCATCCGCCGCGCGTAcgaccgcgtcgccgccgccctcaggGAGAAGCGATCCAACGAGCGGCTCGCGCGGGAGTGCCTGGACCACTACAACGCCCTGCACccgggcgacgagcacgacCTCGCACCCGGCGGCGACGTGACGCTGTCCCGCTCGCACTGCAGCACCGGCGCCTGGACGCACGGCAACTTcgtggctcgccgccgccggcggcaatggcgccgcTGCCTCGCCTTCGTCCTCCCCGCCACGCGGACGCTCTTCTTCTTCGAGCACATGTCCGGCGACGACTACCTCGGCGTCATCACGTGCATCCCGATGCCGGACGAGCCGGTCGGCGGCTTCCTCGCCAGAATCCCGCTCATCCGCCGGTGGGCGACCCCTCGCCGGAGCGGCAGGTGGGACTGCGTCTGCAAGAcgtgccgccgcggcctccgcgtGACGCACCACTGGCTGAAGAGGAAGGTGATCGGCGAGTTCCCGTGCGGGCACATGGTGGCGGAGAGCGTCTGCAAGATGTGCTACCACTACTCCGACGTCGTCCATCCGAGCCCGGGCAAGTTCGCGCGCGGGTACCTGGAGCACGAAGACGAATTTGGCCACTACGGCCGTAATGGCTTGAGGGATTATCCATGTTAA